In Bacillota bacterium, a single genomic region encodes these proteins:
- a CDS encoding aminotransferase class V-fold PLP-dependent enzyme, producing the protein MIYFDNAATSWPKPLGVLESMQKYLRENGANPGRSGHKMSVAANEIVEETRELLSTMFKLNKPDRVIFALNATDALNMAIKGLIKPGNHVVTSSMEHNSVTRPLHVLSQQGVNVTKVSCGMDGSIDLKQLESALQEDTKAIVILHASNVVGTLMPLHEIGKIAKQRGITLIVDAAQTAGVFNIDMELMHIDLLAVPGHKGLMGPPGTGVLLLGSNVKLDTLREGGTGSYSDTPGQPEVLPEKYESGTLNTVGIAGLNAGIKWLLKTGLAEIKRHELELAARFLQGARQIKGLTIYGPRDAGKQAAVVSFALKGKDSVDVGGALDKQYNIAARAGLHCAPDAHRTLGTFDRKLVRFSWSYFNTAEEVDSALNALDEISKSDLPKSEGCGC; encoded by the coding sequence GTGATTTATTTTGATAACGCAGCCACGTCGTGGCCTAAACCATTAGGGGTGCTTGAATCCATGCAGAAATACTTGCGCGAAAACGGTGCTAACCCAGGTAGGTCAGGACATAAAATGTCGGTGGCGGCAAATGAAATAGTGGAAGAAACCCGGGAGCTCTTGAGCACAATGTTTAAATTAAATAAACCGGATAGAGTTATATTCGCGCTAAATGCGACTGATGCTTTGAACATGGCCATAAAGGGGTTAATAAAGCCCGGCAATCACGTGGTAACCAGTTCTATGGAACATAATTCGGTTACCCGCCCCTTACATGTGTTATCTCAACAAGGAGTAAATGTTACAAAAGTTTCCTGTGGCATGGATGGCAGTATTGATCTTAAACAGCTGGAAAGCGCCCTGCAGGAAGATACAAAGGCGATAGTGATACTACACGCATCTAATGTAGTAGGTACGCTAATGCCGTTGCATGAAATCGGTAAAATTGCTAAACAAAGGGGCATCACCTTGATTGTGGATGCCGCGCAAACGGCCGGCGTATTTAATATTGATATGGAACTTATGCATATTGATTTGCTGGCTGTGCCGGGACACAAAGGATTGATGGGACCGCCGGGTACCGGAGTGCTGTTATTGGGCAGTAACGTCAAGCTTGATACATTGCGCGAGGGGGGAACCGGGTCCTATTCTGATACTCCCGGACAGCCTGAGGTGTTGCCGGAAAAATATGAAAGTGGTACTTTAAATACTGTGGGAATTGCCGGTTTGAATGCCGGGATAAAGTGGCTTTTAAAAACAGGATTAGCAGAGATAAAAAGACACGAGCTGGAATTAGCCGCAAGGTTTTTACAAGGCGCTAGGCAGATTAAAGGGTTAACAATTTACGGGCCCAGGGATGCCGGCAAACAAGCGGCGGTAGTATCTTTTGCCCTAAAGGGAAAAGATTCTGTTGATGTGGGAGGGGCTTTGGATAAACAATACAACATTGCTGCCAGGGCGGGACTGCATTGTGCTCCTGATGCTCACCGAACACTGGGTACCTTTGATAGAAAGTTAGTAAGGTTCAGCTGGTCATATTTTAACACTGCGGAAGAAGTGGATAGTGCATTAAACGCGCTGGATGAAATATCAAAGTCTGATTTACCTAAATCGGAAGGATGTGGGTGCTAA
- the meaB gene encoding methylmalonyl Co-A mutase-associated GTPase MeaB, whose translation MIDIDKLLAGDRRMAARAISMIEDEDEDRQKLLSELFPHTGNVLTIGITGSPGAGKSSLTDALTRQARQQDLKVGIIAVDPTSPISGGALLGDRIRMQEHALDRGVFIRSMGTRGCLGGLARATKDAVKVLDAFGCNIILIETVGVGQSELDIMHYADTTLVVLTPGAGDHVQTIKAGIMEIANIFVINKADLGNTGKMITDIEQMLDMSSRHNGWRPPIIKTVTTEEKGLPELWNMILTHKEYNETSGAQKENERKRVQQEVQELLEEKIQNQLKLKLSSTGNMGKLVESIVERNMDPYAAANKLLKEFLSI comes from the coding sequence ATGATCGACATTGACAAGCTGTTGGCTGGAGATCGACGGATGGCAGCGAGGGCAATCAGTATGATTGAGGATGAAGATGAGGACAGACAAAAACTTTTGTCTGAACTTTTTCCACATACCGGTAATGTCCTTACTATTGGTATCACTGGATCTCCCGGAGCAGGAAAAAGTTCGTTGACTGATGCTCTTACCAGACAGGCAAGACAGCAGGACCTAAAGGTAGGTATAATTGCTGTAGATCCCACCTCACCCATTTCAGGCGGGGCACTTTTGGGTGACAGAATAAGAATGCAAGAGCATGCTCTTGACCGCGGGGTATTTATACGCAGTATGGGCACCAGGGGCTGCCTGGGAGGCTTAGCCAGGGCTACAAAAGATGCCGTTAAAGTACTGGATGCCTTTGGCTGCAATATTATTCTCATTGAGACAGTGGGCGTGGGTCAGAGTGAATTAGATATAATGCATTATGCTGACACAACTCTGGTAGTACTCACCCCGGGTGCCGGTGACCATGTACAAACTATTAAAGCAGGCATCATGGAAATTGCTAATATTTTTGTTATCAATAAAGCTGACCTGGGTAATACCGGCAAAATGATTACTGACATTGAGCAAATGCTCGACATGAGCTCTCGCCATAACGGTTGGCGCCCTCCCATCATCAAAACAGTGACTACGGAAGAAAAAGGATTACCTGAATTGTGGAATATGATTTTAACCCACAAAGAGTACAATGAAACATCCGGTGCACAAAAAGAAAATGAACGTAAAAGAGTTCAACAGGAAGTTCAAGAACTTTTAGAGGAAAAAATTCAAAACCAATTAAAATTAAAGTTGTCCTCCACCGGAAACATGGGGAAATTGGTGGAAAGTATTGTTGAACGCAATATGGATCCCTATGCTGCAGCAAATAAACTATTAAAAGAATTCTTATCTATTTAA
- a CDS encoding methylmalonyl-CoA mutase: MSSDKLKEIKQGKDNWLEKRSQMKDRDFKFETVSGLPVNDIYTPEDIKDLDYMKDLGFPGQYPYTRGVQSNMYRGRLWTMRQFAGFGTARESNERFKFLLSRGQTGLSVAFDMPTIMGYDSDHPRSLGEVGRVGVAIDSLADMETLFDGIPLEQVSTSMTTNAPASILWCMYIATGEKQGVASEKLRGTIQNDILKEYIAQKSWIFPPGPSMRLITDIFKYAKNYVPKWNTVSISGYHIREAGSTAVQELAFTLADGFAYVEAGMEVGLDVDDFAPRLSFFFNSHNDFFEEIAKYRAARRIWARRMKEKYGAKDPKSLLCRFHTQTAGCSLTAQQPENNIVRTAFQALAAVLGGTQSLHTNSMDEVLALPTEKSVQIALRTQQLIAYESGVANVMDPLAGSYFIESLTDKMEAEAEKYFEEIERRGGVLASIDQNYFQQEIADAAYRFQTDVDKKEKIVVGVNEFVDEDEELDIELLKIDPELERAQVEHLKELRNKRDNNRVNDTLDALKKAAAGPDNLIPYILDCVRAYTTQGEIIDTMREVFGEYKEKPTF; the protein is encoded by the coding sequence ATGTCCAGTGATAAGTTAAAAGAAATTAAACAAGGGAAAGATAACTGGCTTGAAAAAAGATCGCAAATGAAAGATCGTGATTTTAAGTTTGAAACTGTATCCGGCTTACCGGTGAATGATATTTACACGCCGGAAGACATAAAGGATCTGGACTACATGAAAGACTTGGGTTTTCCCGGCCAATACCCGTACACCCGTGGAGTTCAGTCCAATATGTACCGCGGGCGCCTGTGGACAATGCGCCAGTTTGCCGGTTTCGGTACCGCACGGGAATCCAACGAACGTTTCAAATTTCTTCTCAGCCGGGGTCAAACGGGTCTCAGTGTAGCCTTTGATATGCCTACAATTATGGGTTACGACAGCGATCACCCCAGGTCCCTGGGGGAAGTAGGTAGGGTCGGTGTAGCCATAGACAGCCTTGCCGATATGGAGACTTTATTTGACGGTATACCCTTAGAGCAGGTCAGTACATCCATGACCACCAACGCACCTGCATCAATATTATGGTGCATGTATATTGCCACCGGAGAAAAACAAGGTGTTGCTTCGGAGAAATTAAGGGGTACTATTCAAAACGATATCTTAAAGGAATACATTGCCCAAAAATCCTGGATTTTTCCACCAGGGCCCTCCATGCGGTTAATTACTGATATTTTTAAGTACGCCAAGAATTACGTACCCAAGTGGAATACTGTAAGCATCAGTGGCTACCACATCCGTGAAGCCGGTTCCACGGCTGTACAGGAACTGGCCTTTACTCTTGCTGACGGTTTTGCATACGTAGAGGCAGGAATGGAAGTGGGACTTGACGTTGACGACTTTGCACCAAGACTTTCATTCTTCTTTAATTCACACAATGATTTCTTTGAGGAAATTGCTAAATACAGGGCAGCCAGACGAATTTGGGCCCGCCGCATGAAGGAAAAATATGGAGCCAAAGATCCTAAATCCTTACTTTGCCGCTTTCACACTCAGACGGCAGGATGCAGCCTAACGGCCCAACAGCCGGAAAACAATATTGTCCGTACAGCATTCCAGGCATTAGCGGCGGTCTTAGGTGGCACCCAATCACTGCACACTAACTCTATGGATGAAGTACTGGCCCTGCCAACAGAAAAATCAGTACAAATAGCTCTGCGCACACAACAACTGATTGCCTACGAATCAGGCGTTGCTAACGTAATGGACCCTCTGGCCGGCTCCTACTTTATTGAATCCCTTACCGATAAAATGGAAGCAGAGGCGGAAAAGTATTTTGAAGAAATTGAAAGACGCGGTGGGGTGCTTGCTTCCATAGATCAAAATTACTTCCAGCAAGAAATAGCTGATGCCGCTTACAGATTCCAGACAGACGTGGATAAGAAAGAAAAAATTGTGGTCGGCGTAAATGAGTTTGTTGATGAAGACGAGGAATTGGATATTGAACTACTCAAAATTGATCCGGAACTAGAACGGGCCCAGGTGGAACACCTTAAAGAGCTCCGCAATAAACGTGACAATAATCGTGTTAATGATACTCTTGATGCACTCAAGAAAGCGGCTGCCGGTCCGGATAACCTTATCCCGTATATCCTTGACTGTGTTCGTGCGTATACGACTCAGGGTGAAATTATAGACACCATGCGGGAAGTTTTTGGTGAGTACAAAGAGAAACCGACGTTTTAG
- a CDS encoding DUF3786 domain-containing protein encodes MNLNPAHEVAVTEFAEKKPEDMALNSMAIYDPERKIFSLNFVGKEYFVHYPDGTVWMSEKDDVPQIVQILLLHYLTHAAPAQVQGKNISFKELPSGMIYVNPFTNRAIRPLVGIFGQDPSKLIQAGKSLGGEVTDMGDAAVTVPVLPKIPVTFVIWKGDDEFPPTGNVLFDASAAFHLHTEDYAWLPGLALSEMKTKV; translated from the coding sequence ATTAATCTAAACCCCGCGCATGAAGTGGCTGTGACAGAGTTTGCGGAAAAGAAACCTGAGGATATGGCCCTCAATTCCATGGCCATATACGACCCGGAGCGCAAGATATTCTCTCTTAACTTTGTAGGAAAAGAATACTTTGTTCATTATCCCGATGGCACCGTGTGGATGTCAGAAAAAGATGATGTGCCACAAATTGTCCAAATATTGCTTCTTCACTATTTAACCCATGCTGCGCCGGCTCAGGTGCAGGGAAAAAACATATCATTTAAAGAACTTCCCAGTGGTATGATATATGTAAATCCTTTTACCAATCGTGCCATCAGGCCTTTGGTGGGCATTTTTGGCCAAGATCCCTCTAAATTAATACAAGCGGGAAAGAGTTTGGGTGGGGAGGTTACAGATATGGGGGATGCAGCAGTGACAGTGCCGGTTTTACCTAAAATCCCGGTTACTTTCGTAATCTGGAAAGGTGATGATGAATTCCCGCCTACCGGTAATGTGCTTTTTGATGCTTCAGCGGCGTTCCACCTGCATACGGAAGATTATGCCTGGCTACCCGGGCTTGCGTTATCTGAGATGAAAACCAAAGTTTAA
- a CDS encoding cobalamin B12-binding domain-containing protein has product MARKIRVLVAKPGLDGHDRGARVIARGLRDAGMEVVYTGLHQTPEQVVEAAIQEDVDVVGLSILSGAHMTLFPKICELLRENDSEDIKVIGGGTMPEEDVKELVEKGWAAQIFTPGATLEQIAKWINDNV; this is encoded by the coding sequence ATGGCCAGGAAAATTAGAGTTTTAGTGGCTAAGCCCGGACTGGACGGCCATGACCGTGGCGCACGGGTTATTGCCCGCGGTCTCAGGGACGCCGGTATGGAAGTAGTCTACACGGGACTGCACCAAACTCCCGAACAAGTAGTGGAGGCCGCGATTCAGGAAGACGTAGATGTAGTTGGATTAAGTATTTTAAGCGGTGCCCACATGACTCTGTTCCCCAAAATATGTGAATTACTTCGAGAAAATGACTCAGAAGATATAAAGGTAATCGGTGGTGGAACCATGCCCGAAGAAGACGTGAAAGAATTGGTGGAAAAAGGTTGGGCAGCACAAATATTTACCCCGGGCGCCACTCTAGAACAAATTGCCAAGTGGATAAATGATAACGTTTAA
- a CDS encoding CoA protein activase, translating to MPNKVTFNRVTFPHMGESFRAFKMLLEDLGNEVILPPRPSRKTLDLGVQYAPEFACLPLKILLGTYMETAQKGANLIVTSGGVGPCRAGQYAQLHKAILSEQGYNMDMVVFEPPKLYPLDFIRNVRKLNVARLSYRAVYQCIKRSWQKLKALDNLEKYTHVIRPREKQTGTTSRIYKNVLAWIDQAHSTKEIEEAENAGLNELQKIPLDPSRIIVKVGLVGEIYVLLEPASNLEIEETLGNLGVEVERSMFLTGWTVDNTIKETTELLNAKDAASPYLPEMVGGHGRDSVGHTILYSQRGFDGVIQLAPFTCIPEIVAKTVLNTVGKKYDIPILTFFLDEQTGKAGIATRLEAFVDLMKRKQKFRTSTANS from the coding sequence ATGCCCAATAAAGTTACATTCAATAGAGTAACATTCCCCCATATGGGTGAGTCCTTCAGGGCATTTAAAATGCTGCTTGAAGATCTGGGCAATGAGGTTATTTTGCCACCTCGTCCCAGCAGGAAAACTTTAGACCTGGGGGTACAATACGCGCCGGAATTTGCATGTCTGCCTCTTAAAATATTGCTTGGAACATATATGGAAACTGCGCAAAAAGGAGCTAACCTTATTGTTACCAGTGGAGGCGTGGGGCCCTGTCGTGCGGGCCAGTACGCCCAGCTACATAAAGCAATCCTGTCTGAACAAGGTTACAATATGGATATGGTGGTGTTTGAGCCTCCTAAACTATATCCCTTAGATTTTATACGTAATGTTAGAAAGTTGAACGTCGCTCGCCTGTCGTATCGTGCCGTTTATCAGTGTATAAAAAGGAGCTGGCAAAAATTAAAGGCGCTGGATAACCTGGAGAAATATACGCACGTCATACGGCCGCGAGAAAAGCAAACAGGGACCACCAGCCGTATTTATAAAAATGTTTTGGCCTGGATAGACCAGGCTCATTCCACAAAAGAAATTGAAGAAGCCGAAAATGCTGGCCTAAATGAATTACAAAAAATCCCTCTAGACCCTTCTCGTATTATAGTCAAAGTGGGCCTAGTCGGTGAAATTTATGTTTTATTAGAACCGGCCAGTAATTTGGAAATTGAGGAAACCCTGGGCAACTTAGGGGTAGAAGTTGAGAGATCGATGTTCCTCACCGGCTGGACAGTAGATAACACCATTAAAGAAACAACCGAATTACTTAATGCCAAGGACGCGGCCTCTCCATACCTGCCGGAAATGGTAGGAGGGCACGGCAGAGACAGTGTGGGGCACACAATACTTTATTCCCAAAGAGGTTTCGATGGAGTTATTCAACTGGCACCTTTTACCTGTATTCCTGAAATTGTTGCTAAAACGGTTTTAAACACTGTAGGTAAAAAATATGACATTCCCATCCTGACCTTTTTCTTGGACGAACAGACAGGAAAAGCTGGTATAGCAACACGTCTGGAAGCCTTTGTGGACTTAATGAAACGCAAACAGAAATTTAGAACATCAACCGCTAATTCCTAA
- the minC gene encoding septum site-determining protein MinC: protein MYREAVSIKGTKSGLVILLDSNHEFETIKHHLQHKIESANGFFCGAKVVFHTGSQQLVPQQQHELESICKQYGLVPSTSHLTPETETLFSPPRKEKTASAPGEPALLLKQTLRSGRSVSRPGHIIVLGNVHPGAKVEAGGNIIIMGNCLGTVHAGAHGNRNAIITALHMAPQVLSIAGITHIGTLAHKKAHGPGKAMIKNEKIVFTQNK, encoded by the coding sequence ATGTACAGAGAGGCTGTTTCAATTAAAGGCACCAAAAGTGGGCTGGTTATATTATTAGACTCTAATCACGAATTTGAGACTATAAAACACCATCTTCAACACAAAATTGAATCTGCAAATGGTTTTTTTTGCGGCGCCAAAGTAGTTTTTCATACGGGATCACAACAGCTGGTTCCACAGCAGCAGCATGAATTAGAATCTATCTGCAAACAATACGGGCTGGTACCCAGCACGTCTCACCTTACTCCCGAAACGGAGACATTATTTTCCCCTCCCCGCAAAGAAAAAACTGCCTCCGCTCCAGGAGAACCTGCTTTATTATTAAAGCAAACTCTCCGCTCCGGCCGATCCGTTTCCCGGCCTGGCCACATAATAGTTTTAGGCAATGTACACCCCGGGGCAAAAGTGGAAGCAGGAGGAAATATAATCATCATGGGCAATTGTTTAGGCACAGTTCATGCGGGTGCTCACGGCAACAGAAATGCGATTATTACCGCCCTGCACATGGCCCCGCAAGTTCTAAGCATAGCCGGCATTACACACATAGGAACTTTGGCCCATAAAAAAGCTCACGGGCCGGGTAAAGCTATGATTAAGAATGAAAAAATAGTTTTCACCCAGAATAAATAA
- a CDS encoding NUDIX hydrolase, which produces MNEFKEEKLSSKLIYEGKILNLRVDVVRLPNGKESQREVVEHTGAVAIVALTTDEEVLLVRQYRYPAQRELMELPAGKLEPNEKPLECAKRELMEETGVVAGRWQELYAFYSTPGFSNEKLYLFMAKDLTFKEQHLDADEFVEMKKVSLQRALGMIKEGQINDAKTIVGILAAKDEL; this is translated from the coding sequence TTGAACGAGTTCAAAGAGGAAAAACTATCATCAAAGTTAATCTACGAGGGTAAGATACTTAATCTTCGTGTAGATGTGGTGCGGTTGCCGAACGGAAAAGAGAGCCAACGGGAAGTCGTTGAACATACTGGAGCAGTTGCTATTGTGGCACTAACTACTGATGAAGAAGTGTTGTTAGTACGGCAATACCGTTATCCGGCTCAACGGGAACTAATGGAATTGCCGGCCGGGAAATTAGAACCGAATGAAAAACCCTTGGAATGTGCCAAAAGAGAATTGATGGAGGAAACCGGGGTTGTCGCCGGTAGATGGCAAGAATTGTATGCTTTTTACTCCACGCCCGGGTTTTCCAACGAAAAGTTGTACTTATTTATGGCAAAAGATCTTACATTTAAAGAACAGCACTTGGATGCAGATGAATTTGTGGAGATGAAAAAAGTTTCTTTACAAAGAGCATTGGGAATGATAAAAGAAGGCCAAATAAATGATGCCAAGACCATTGTTGGGATCTTAGCAGCAAAGGATGAGCTTTAA
- the cobO gene encoding cob(I)yrinic acid a,c-diamide adenosyltransferase — MSRPRIKQGLVQVYTGNGKGKTTASLGLALRAIGHGYKVFMLQFMKGSKDYGELQTAEKYLPNFIIVQSGLETFVNKENPSQSDLDMAHQGFKTAQKVVNEGHYDLVILDEINIAMDFNLIPVQDVLELVKTKPPHVELIFTGRSAPEAIREAADLISEMTLVKHPYYLGIEARQGIEF; from the coding sequence GTGTCGCGTCCCCGTATAAAACAAGGTTTGGTTCAGGTCTATACCGGCAATGGTAAAGGAAAAACCACCGCCTCATTGGGTCTGGCTCTGCGGGCAATCGGTCACGGCTATAAAGTATTTATGCTCCAGTTTATGAAAGGGAGCAAGGACTATGGAGAATTACAAACTGCAGAAAAATACTTACCTAATTTTATTATTGTGCAAAGCGGCCTGGAAACATTTGTTAACAAAGAAAACCCCTCCCAGTCTGACCTAGACATGGCTCACCAAGGATTTAAAACTGCTCAAAAAGTAGTTAATGAGGGGCATTATGATCTTGTAATTTTGGACGAAATAAATATAGCCATGGATTTTAACCTGATACCCGTCCAAGATGTGCTTGAATTAGTCAAAACTAAACCACCACATGTGGAATTAATTTTCACCGGACGTTCAGCACCGGAAGCCATTAGAGAAGCTGCTGATTTGATTAGTGAAATGACATTGGTGAAACACCCCTATTATCTTGGGATCGAAGCCAGACAAGGAATTGAATTTTAG
- a CDS encoding 2-hydroxyglutaryl-CoA dehydratase codes for MKGYLGIDVGSVSTNIVIIDTHNRVLKGLYLRTRGRPLETIKQGLQQISDSLPPNLTVYGTGTTGSGRHLAGVMIGADVIKNEITAHAVAASTIVPDVQTVMEIGGQDSKIIILRQGVVTDFAMNTVCAAGTGSFLDQQASRLNIEITDFGTLALKSSNSVRIAGRCTVFAESDMIHKQQMGHNLSDIINGLCEALVRNYLNNVGKGKEILAPIMFQGGVAANTGIRAAFNRALNMEVVVPEHYHIMGGIGAAQLAKEEIELTQKTTRFKGFNITSLDYQTSSFECDGCPNACEIAEILENGRVIGRWGSRCSRWDILEVE; via the coding sequence ATGAAAGGGTACCTCGGAATTGACGTCGGTTCTGTAAGTACAAATATTGTAATTATAGACACCCATAACAGAGTACTTAAAGGTTTATACCTTCGGACACGTGGACGCCCCTTGGAGACTATAAAGCAAGGATTGCAGCAAATATCTGATTCATTACCACCAAATTTGACTGTCTATGGTACGGGAACAACAGGTAGCGGCCGTCATCTTGCAGGAGTTATGATTGGTGCCGATGTCATAAAAAATGAGATAACTGCTCACGCGGTGGCCGCCTCCACAATTGTCCCGGATGTGCAAACGGTGATGGAAATAGGCGGCCAAGATTCCAAAATAATAATTTTACGGCAAGGTGTCGTAACTGACTTCGCTATGAATACCGTGTGCGCTGCCGGGACAGGCTCATTCTTAGATCAACAGGCTTCGCGACTTAATATTGAAATAACGGATTTTGGCACATTGGCGCTTAAATCATCAAATTCCGTTCGTATAGCAGGGCGTTGTACAGTATTTGCTGAATCAGATATGATCCACAAACAACAAATGGGCCACAACCTTTCTGATATAATAAATGGCCTGTGTGAAGCACTGGTGCGCAACTATCTTAACAATGTGGGCAAGGGAAAAGAAATACTGGCTCCAATCATGTTCCAGGGTGGGGTTGCCGCGAACACTGGTATTAGAGCCGCCTTCAACAGGGCACTAAACATGGAAGTAGTGGTCCCGGAACATTATCATATCATGGGAGGCATTGGAGCAGCCCAACTGGCCAAGGAAGAAATTGAGCTGACCCAAAAAACTACCAGGTTTAAGGGCTTTAATATAACATCACTTGATTACCAAACCAGCAGCTTTGAATGTGATGGATGTCCAAATGCATGTGAAATTGCCGAAATTCTTGAAAATGGTAGGGTCATTGGACGATGGGGCTCTCGCTGCAGCCGGTGGGATATACTTGAGGTGGAATAA
- a CDS encoding PAS domain S-box protein, producing MHFPEENNFMYRQEQMTPCSAEHLLSTIFDNKYKGLMVISAQGTVTQVNNSLAQALGKTQENMIGHPLTEVCRHRGLRKIIQVIKSGKPEFSKIDNIGGKSVLIDYLPIYKKNKVNGALAKVSFFNSERSNKNKELQLQDKNDNAHKQRTHFTVDHIVGSSAQLIDLKETVRKIAPRNSNVLITGESGTGKELFAQAIHSASLRRSGPFVKVNCAAIPDTLLESEFFGYEEGAFTGGRKGGQAGKFEIANAGTVLLDEIGDLPFSLQAKLLRFIQEKEIQKLGGGDSTISDVRVIASTNVDLDHLVKYKKFREDLYYRLNVVNLYIPPLRERREDILDLVDYFIKKFNKLFGLHVKGISSEVEATFLRYSWQGNVRELENVIERAFNIIEGNTINVSHLPHNIIGSGYKQYGSESDDTVNSFNLGNALSKGQCLSEIMEHTEKLVILQALLATKGNKAKASKTLGISRPGLYKKLMKYGLI from the coding sequence ATGCATTTCCCCGAAGAAAACAATTTTATGTACAGGCAAGAACAAATGACACCCTGTTCAGCAGAGCATCTGCTAAGCACAATTTTTGATAATAAATATAAAGGTTTAATGGTTATTTCCGCTCAGGGAACGGTAACACAAGTGAATAATTCATTGGCCCAAGCTTTGGGAAAAACACAAGAAAATATGATCGGACATCCTTTGACAGAGGTTTGCCGCCATCGAGGGTTGCGAAAAATCATACAAGTTATCAAGAGCGGTAAGCCGGAATTTAGCAAAATTGATAATATTGGTGGAAAGAGTGTATTGATTGATTATTTGCCTATCTACAAGAAAAATAAGGTAAATGGGGCCTTAGCTAAAGTAAGTTTTTTCAATTCTGAACGCAGTAATAAAAACAAGGAACTCCAATTACAAGACAAAAATGATAACGCCCATAAACAGAGAACCCACTTTACGGTTGACCATATTGTAGGAAGCAGTGCCCAATTAATTGACTTGAAGGAGACAGTTAGAAAAATAGCTCCTCGAAATTCTAACGTTCTAATTACCGGGGAAAGTGGGACAGGAAAAGAGTTGTTTGCCCAAGCTATTCATTCTGCAAGTCTGCGGCGGTCAGGGCCTTTTGTTAAGGTAAATTGTGCCGCCATTCCCGACACTTTATTGGAATCCGAGTTTTTTGGCTACGAAGAAGGGGCTTTCACCGGAGGGCGAAAAGGAGGCCAGGCTGGTAAGTTTGAAATAGCAAATGCGGGCACTGTTTTGTTGGATGAAATTGGGGACCTTCCCTTCTCTCTACAGGCTAAGCTGTTAAGATTTATACAGGAAAAGGAAATTCAAAAGTTGGGCGGGGGCGATTCCACTATTTCAGATGTCAGGGTAATAGCTTCCACAAATGTGGATCTGGATCATCTGGTGAAATATAAAAAGTTTAGAGAAGACCTGTATTACAGACTCAATGTAGTTAATTTGTATATACCACCCTTGCGCGAGAGGCGGGAAGATATTTTAGACCTGGTCGATTACTTTATCAAGAAGTTTAATAAATTGTTTGGTTTACATGTAAAAGGTATTTCATCTGAGGTGGAGGCAACATTTCTTCGCTATTCCTGGCAAGGTAACGTAAGGGAGTTAGAAAATGTTATCGAGAGAGCCTTTAACATTATTGAGGGCAACACTATAAATGTCTCTCATTTACCACACAATATTATAGGCAGCGGTTATAAACAATATGGCAGTGAATCGGATGACACGGTTAATAGTTTTAATTTAGGAAATGCACTTTCTAAGGGGCAATGTTTGTCGGAGATAATGGAGCATACGGAAAAACTAGTGATTCTACAGGCTTTGTTAGCGACTAAAGGTAACAAAGCGAAAGCCTCCAAAACGCTAGGCATATCCAGACCTGGCCTTTATAAAAAACTGATGAAGTATGGGCTGATTTAA